CCTCTGTGCTCAATGCTCATGGGGAAGGAGAGTTCCCCAGGAGGAAATCAAACCAAGAGTCAGCTTTATAGTTGCACTGAGAACTTTAATGGAAAGCCGATTTTTCATGTTTGCCGATAAGCTCCTGTGAGGGGTTAAGATGGAAGCTTAGGAGCTCAGTGTTCCTCCCCTCCTTGCCTCTAGAGGCACGTTGACTTCCTTCCTGGTCACAGAGCCCTGGCAAAGCCAAGGGGCTTCAGAGCTCAGAAGCTAGAGACTTCCTTTTGACAAAGCAGTGCCTCAGAAGCTCTTCTAGGCTTTAGATGGGgaggcttctttttttgttgttgttgtgacggagtctcactctgtcacccaggctggagtgaagtggcacaatctcagctcactgcagcctccacctcctgggttcaaacgattttcctgccttagcctcccgagtagctgggattacaggcatgtaccaccatgccaggctaatttttgtatttttagtagagatggggtttcatcatgttggccaggctggtctcaaactcctgacctcaagtgatccacccaccttggtctcccaaagtgttgggattacaggcgtgcgccaccacatccagcctggggAAGGTTTTTATAACTGCTGCTGTGTGGTAGAATCTGGGCCCTTCAAGGAGGGGGTGGGGTAGGATAGTGAGGGGAAGCCTCCCAAGCTAGGACAAGAGCAAGCAGAAACAGGCGAATTTGTGTAAGTTCAGGTTCAAGGGCTCTCCATCCTAGCTCATCTCCAAAGAGTTGATGTACTCCCGAACCCATTTCTTCTCTGGGTTGGCACACACTTGGCGATTCTTTCGGGTGACAAAGCTgtgggagaggagaagagggaggatgaGACCTTCCCAGTACTGGGACAGCCAGTTTGGGGGATGAAGTGGATTAAGGTATAAAGGGAAATGATAATGGTATTGGGGTAGGGCATATTTGGAGCTCCATAAGATTTTATTTGTGGCTTTTAAGGAGAGGACATTTCCTCTTCTGTTGGATCAAAGGGCTCCAAGCCAGAAACAAATTTGTGTGCATTTTAACCACCTTCACACAAATATATGTAGCCTGAAAAGCTAAGAGGATATGGAGCCTTAAAACCCAGGGCTGAGCCTGCCAATCACTAGCCTTTTCTCAGCACTTCCTCTgttccaggccctgtgctgggtgcttAAGATGGAAAGAGAATAAGGTGTCCCTCAAAACTGAGTCATGGCTGAATAAGTGGGAGAtgagaagttcttttttttttttgagatggagtcttgctctcttgcccaggctggagtgcagtggcacaatctcggctcacttcaaccttcgcctcccgggttcaagcaattctcctgcctcagcctcccaagtaactgggactactggtgcccaccaccatgcccagctaatttttgtatttttagtagagatggggttttaccatgttgaccaggatggtctcaaactcctaacctcaggtgatccacccaccttggcctcccaaagttttgggattacaggtgtgagccaccgtgctcggccttttttttttttttgagacggagtctctgtcatccaggctggagtgcagtggcgcaatctcggctcactgcagtctccacctcccgggttcacgccattctcctgcctcagcctcctgagcagttgggactacaggcgcccgccactacgcctgggctaattttttgtatttttagtagagacagggtttcaccatgttagccaggatggtcttgatctcctgacctcgtgatccacctgcctcggcctcccaaaatgctgggattacaggcatgagccaccgcgcctggccaagaagttCTTGAAAGAACATCTGATTTGGCTTTAGAcaatgcagtgcctggcacactcaACAAATGAATACATCTGTGCATGGGTGGGTGAATGAAAGAAGGGCATGACCTTGAGTCTTCATTTCACCATTTATTAGTTTGATCattttgggcaaatcacttaaagCCTCTGAGTCTATTTGCTTAGCTCTGAAATGTagatagaaataattatttgcacAATTACTGTGAAGCTCAAAGGATAATATGCATGAGTAAGTTTGGAAAAATACCATTCATGTGTTGTTACTAGAATGCTCTGAAACTTCTGCTTTAGGGTGGATGAGAGCAACATGAGACTAAAAGTCCTGGTACTAAACATTGTGGCTCAGGGGAGTTGAGGGCCATGAGATAATGGCAATGTCAAAGCACTTCCACCAAGTAACCAGCCAGAATGTGGAGGCCTATGAGAATCAGAGGCCTTATCTCCATGGGCATTGATGATAAAGCTGGAAAAGTTGGGGGTCATGAGGGTCAGTCCAGCTGCCTGCCTCACCTGTCTGCTGGGAGACTGATTCTACCTGTGGGAGACCTTGGGCCTTGCTAGCAGTGCTGCCAATTAACACGTTACTTTAGGGTCAGTCCTGCCTAGTTACCCTTTCCCATTTTGGCTTTTCCTTTAGGAATTTTTCCtgcacattattattattattatttgaaatttgaaCATTGATTTTACTTAAGTTCAAATACTGGATATGTTATTTTAGAGGTTCTCATAGGAAGAAATTCAACTATTTACTGTGCAGCCATCCAGaagtttgtttgttcgtttgtttgtttagttatttatatttttgagacagggtctcactgtcacccaggctggagtgtagtgacaaacacaactcactgcagcctcaacctcctgggctcaagtgattctcccactttagcctcctgagtagctgggaccacaggtgtacaccatcacatttggttaattttttaaaaattatttttgtcctgtaatcccagcactttgggaggccgagacgggcggatcacgaggtcaggagatcgagaccatcctggcgagcacggtgaaaccccgtctctactaaaaaatacaaaaaactagccgggcgaggtggtggcgcctgtggtcccagctactcgggaggctgaggcaggagaatggcgtaaacccgggaggcagagcttgcagtgagctgagatccggccactgcactccagcctgggcaacagagccagactccgtctcaaaaaaaaaaaaaaaaaattatttttgtagagacaaggtctcaccatgttgcccaggctggtctcaaattcctgggctcaagccatcctcctacctcaatctcccaaaaCGTTGgtattacaggggtaagccaccatgcctggccagaagtttattttattttttatttttgagatggagttttgctcttattgcccaggctggagtgcagtggcacaatctcagctcgctgcaaccttcgcctcccgggttcaagcgattctcctgcctcagcctcctgagtagctgggattacaggtgcgcaccaccatgcccagctgatgtttttgtatttttagtagagacagggtttcatcctgttgaccaggctggtcttgaactcctgacttcaggtgacgacccacgtcagcctcccaaagtatagggatcacaggcgtgagccactgtgcccagctagaagtttattttttaactcttattGACCCACATGATTACATGGCATAACAAAGGAATTATATGTCTCAAACAACACAGAAATTCCACCTTTGCTTTTGTGATTACtatcacatttaaaagaatagaaatgtattccCTAGATGGAAATATTATTCCCAAATATGTTCTGATGTGCTAGGTACCCaccttatttaaatatttcatcacttattcatttttttggtttaatattttcattctttctatatGCATGTATCGGTGTATCTGTCAAAGTCACTAAGCTCTTGTGGTTCTCCTGATTCTGTGCCTAagagcatgaattttttttttaaatcgtggtaaaatattcataacataaaatttaccatcttaaccatttttggATGTGTCCTGCACATTCTTGAGCCTAAATGTTTTCAGACAAAGTGAAGCCTTAGATTGTCTGGTGAGAATGAGGATTTCTTGGTTTCTCTTTGGGTTTCCCTTTTCCCAGTCTCATTCAGAGCCACCTGACCATCTCTTTTTCTCCCACCCCAGTGTGCAGGGATAAGAAAGGGAGCGGAAGCAGTATTCTGGCCTCTCATACTTCCTAgagtttgtgttcttttttaGGGTGGTGTGAGAGTTTCACACCCAGACCATGCCCTTGTTCAGCCAGGAGTCATACAGGAAATCCTGCCAGACTTGCTATCACTCTCTCTTTGGCATCCTTGACCTGTGACTAGGAAATCAAAAAGCCAGGAAATCAATACCTGAGGTAAGGGTAGCTCAGGCCTCCATTTCCTGCCCCCAAACTCCCCGCAGATTGTGATACCGAAGAACAGCCCCTCCTTGCCAAGTCTTCCCTCCTTACCTCCATTTTTAGCACCCTCTGCTTGCCTGACTTCCTCCTTCTGCCTGCCCCTTAAGAGCGGATGTTCTCAAAGCTGCtgcccttttctcttctttgtgttttttcctaagtctctggccctgggcctggcacacagttgaTGCTTAATGGATTTTTattgaatgagtaagtgaatgaatgaattgcatTCATTCCTTAAGTTTCACCTGTTACTTTTGTGCATGCAATAATGCAtttagatgatgatgataataataagcTAATATTtatgcacctactgtgtgccagagcATATTGTAAGCATTTTCATCTTACTGTGACCCACCCAGTGGGGGAAGTACTTCTATTACCCTATTTTGTAGAGGAGGAAATTGGGGTCCCAAGAGGTTAATTGAAAGGCCTACACTCGGCAAGTGTCATAGCTGGAGTTCTAACACAGCAAACTAGCTCTAGAGCCAGTACTCACCAAGGCAGGCTGCATTGCCTTTTTAAAGTTGGGATACCCCTTTTTCCTACAAAAGAATGTCATGTTTTCAGCCCTAACACCATTTCCTCAGCTACCAACCCTTAATTTCACCGTCACCACTGGATATATCCACAGGGTTATCTTGCTGGCACCTTAGCTCTTTCCTCTTTAAACAGCTCTTCCACAAGGCTTAAGATGGTTCTACATTTCTCCAGCCAGAGGTGGAAACCTCAGTGTCATCCTCAACCCCCATGTTTCTCCCTTGCTCTTGACCTCAAATCACCTGCTAGGGCTTGCAAATTCCACCTTTGAAGGTTTCAAAGGTGTCTGTCTTTGAAACCTcctgtttctcctttccttcaggCACTGTTCAGGTTCCAATGCTACTCACATGGAAAACAGTAGCCGCTAAACTGGACTCCTGTTTTCTCAGCTTTCCCTGTTCTAGCTCATTTTACACTAGACAGCTCTAGCACTTTTGCTGCATTTTCCTGACACTCTGTGCTTTCCTACATGGAGACTCTACATTAACCAAAGTAGAATCCTGGGGGACAGTCCCTCTTCCTGATATATCCCATTCCCTAGGCTTTTCTCTGCCGGGCCAAATCTCTCCTCAGACAGCACCATTTGCAGCAAACCTGTAAATCCCTGAAGCTGAatatgtttcttctctctttcccttgtcATGTTTTTTTGCTGGGTACTCTAGTCATTGCTGTGTCTGTCTTGCCCCTCTTATTAGACTATGAGCCCCATAAGGTTGGGCTGGGACAGTGGCTTTAGTAATCTGTGTCTGCCCATAGTATGTGCTCAGggaaggattttcttcttttgaaaaatatttgttttcagaaataaaattagtagTTGTTAAATATTACCACTATACTTCAAAAAATTCATCAGACCCAAAGTCTGTCTTTGAATACCTCTAACTTTGACAGTGTCATAaaaatttttgcattaaaaaacttcaccctggccaggcgcggtggttcacgcctgtaatcccagcactttgggaggccgggctgaacagatcacttgagctcagaagttcaagaccagcctggccaacatggtgaaactccatctccacaaaaattacaaaagttagctgggcgtgatggtgtgtgcctgtaatctcagctacctgggaggctgaggcaggagaattgcttgaacccaggaggcagaggatgcagtgagctgagatcacaccattgcacaacagtgagctgagatcacaccctgggcaacagagtgagtgagactctgtctcaaaacaaaaacaaaaacaaaaacttcactGTTATATAGGAAACTCCAGGATTGcaccattttcatttttgaagtctCTGCCATAAATTTCTTAAGCAATTGTCACTAATGACTTTGCTATAGCAGAAAGAGGAGGCTCTAGAGATGGGCTTCATCCTTCATTTACTGTGCAGCCTTGGCTAAGTCAATAAACCTCTCTGAATCTTAGTTTTAATACCTGAAACATGGAGAGAATTATGCATACTTGTCAGAGCTAAGTGTAATTTAAAGATCATGCACATAAGACatttgacacatagtaggcatttcCTATATAGTAgggtttattatatttttccaaatatactaGCTTGCATATTTAAAGGTGaatcttatttccttatttcttctttgatggatggcttttttttttattatttgactgCAATTATAGATCCCTGACCTCTGACCTCTCCTCCCTAGTTCCTCTGAGGTTTAGGTGGATTTGATTGGGTGTGAAATATGGGGGACTGTAGGATTCTTCACTGAAGGGGATGACTGACTTGATCTTCCCCACACAGTAGCATTCCAGACCATGTTGAAGTAAAGGCCACACCAGTAAAGATTGGAGtcctaggctgggcgcggtggctcacacctgtaatcccagcactttgggaggccaaggtgggtggatcacgagggcaggaaatcgagaccatcctggctaacacggtgaaaccccgtttctactaaaaaatgcaaaaaattagccgggcacggtggcgggcacctgtagtcccagctacttgggaggctgaggcaggagaatggtgtgaacccaggaggtggagtttgcagtgagctgagatggagccactgcactccagcctgggcgacagagtgagactccatctcaaaaaaaaaaaaaaaaaaaaagactggagtcCTAGGAACATAGTCCATCAGAGTGGGCAGGATTCTCTAAGGACAGCTTGTCTAGTCTTTTTTCATGATAGCAGGGGACTCTGAGGCTAGAAATGGAGGAGCTGTGGCTGCTCGTAGCTGGAGGATGGGTGGGAGTGGGTAGGGCATCCTCTCAGCGGACTCCTGAGGGAACAGGCTCTGGGAGGGCTCCATGGGGCTGAGACTCACACGACTGCTGGGTTGGAGCACTTGCCACTCGTGTAGAAATACTCCTTGATGTGGGCACGGGGCAGTGGGCGGGCAATGTAGGCAAAGCAGCAGGGTGTGGTGTCTGAGGCAtctggaagaggaaaggaaggagggagaccCTTTTATTCATTGCTACTGCACACTAGACATTGTGCTGAACACTTTGTATGATCTATTTAGAAAGAACTGTTATCTTCCTtgacagaaactgaggctcagagaggtaaagtcacTTGGCCATGGATAAACAGTGGCAGAGTGGGGATTCCAACCCCTCATCTAATCTTTGAGCCAAGCTTGTATCCACTCCTTTACACCATAACCCTCTGCCCTTGGCTCTCAGGGCCTCCTCCTGGCTTGTCCTGGGTCCTCTGGCCTCATTCTTGCCCTTCCAGAATCCTCAATGGATTCAGAACTTGGTTTCTTTGAGACCTAGGGCAGGTTGTGGGGAGGCTTCCAAAGCTCAGGCTCCATAACTCAGCCAGGATCCTAAGAGCAGCCTGGAGATGCATATTGCATCTTGAGAGCTCCTGTTGAGCTTCAGTGAGAAGGGCTCTCAACAGAGAACTTCTTGTTGGTCAGTTAATTCAAGATCACACTGGGAAGCATCAGTTGCCACTTCCCAGCAGACGAGTAGTTTTTATCTTCCCAGCGAGATGGAACCAGGTTTGAATATCAGTCTCCCCATTTCCTAGCTCTGTGCCTGCCcatggacaagttacttaacctctctgttttcccatctgtaagtCAAGGACAGCTACTCAAAGAAGAGTTGTAGGTATTAAATAAGATGTACaaaaatcggccaggcgcggtggctcactcctgtaatcccagcactttgggaggccgaggagggtggatcacgaggtcaggagatcaagaccatcctggctaacacggtgaagccccgtgtccactaaaagatacaaaacattagccaggcatggttgtgggcacctgtagtcccagctactctggaggctgaggcaggagaatggcgtgaacccgggaggcggagcttgcagtgagccgagatcgtgccactgcactccagcctgggtgacagagcaaagactccatctcaaaaaaaaaaaaaaagaaaaaagatatacaaaaatcagcacaATGCCTGATCCACAGTAGCCATTTAATTAGCTTTTATTAtcctctctttgtttttatttgtttttaaaatgtattcactcTAATAAAGCCACATACCCTCTCATAAGCcaattttttacatttatgaaaagagagagaatatggCTATCTCAGGGTCTCAGGAAGTTTTAGTTTAGTTAAATTTCTTAGAAACCCTGCTGCTGACAGGCATGAGTCAGTCGTGTTTCAAAGTCAGTGTGAGCTACTCATGACTACTAATCTCCCCAACATGAGTCCACACTCAGTGAACTCCTGTAGGCCTTGGGGGTGTAGACCTTGAAGACAGGAAAACTGATGAGGAGATCCCTGCCATGAAGCAGCAAAGAGATCCCTCAAGGACAACAGGACATCTGGGTAAGACAATCCACAAGAATGTAAATAATGGGGTTCGGACAATATTCATGCTACAGTTGAAAAGAGGGCAAGGTCTGGGACAGTCATTGGGATGGGGtgggcattctaggcagagggtcCGACTCCACAGGCGGTGGTGGTCAAGACCAGGACTTACGTGGGGAGGCAGATGCAGGAGCGCAGAGGGCTGTAGCAATGAGGATGACAGCGAGGGCAGCCACGGAGACCTTCATGGTACCTGTGGGAGAGGCTGTGGGAGGTCCACGTGCTGTCACAGGATCCTCTGCAGGAATCCTCTGCAGCTCAGGCTGGCTCTTTATAGGGCCAGTTAAGGGGTACCCCCTAAGGGGAGTTTCCAAAATAGCAACAAAGCATTGGCCGGTATCATAAGTGAAATTGCACATAAcggaaaagaaaactgaaatagcCTCCGGAAATTCGAGTCTCTGTCTCCCCCTCACTGCCCTCTCATCTAGAGTGAGCTCATCAGTTTCCCCTTTGACCAAGCACCAATGGTGGAAACCCTTCTCTGCTGACATCCTTAGTTTTACCTTCCAGGGAAGGGGTCCTCCTCAGAGAGCAGTAAGCTGCTTCCTTGGGGACAACAAGGACAGGCAGTTAGAACAGGATCATAAGTCACTAAGTCTTTATTACTCACTGAGTCACTGAGTCTTCAAAGTTCCTGCTTATTCATTACAGATCTTATCTCCTTTCCCTCATCCATGGAAGGATGTTATTTATAAGGTGTTTTATTGAGGAGGGTGCTCTGGATATACAGTCCCCAAAGGAGGTGAGCACACTCTCACTGTACATTGAGGCAGTTGATCTGAGCTGGGCATTGGGGACCTTTTCACCAGATATGAGTTGGAATGAGTCCTCTTGtgggaatttctttctttcatcctgGCCATAGGGTCTCTCCCATTTACTTGCTAAGTGACCTTTGGGAAAAGTGCTTAATGTCTTTGAGTTCTATTTCCTTGTTTATAAAGTAGAATAATTGATTAGAGGCTTgttgagaagcagagagagagagagagaaagatctctTACAGCATACTCTACCATTATTGGCTACCATTTACTGAGGGCTTATCTGTGCCAGCCACTACTCTACCGGCTTAGCGTGTGTCAACTcatttactattattatccccactttatgaatgaggaaactcAATATAATACTGGGATCCCATCTCACTGAAGGCCTTCTTGGGCACAAAAGTTACAGAATATGAAAGCTTCAAAGGACTTTAGGGatccattttttttccatgttcttCAGTTGCACAAGAGGAAATCAAGGCCCGGTGAGCAGGAGTGACTTGCTAAGAACACACAGCAAATGAATGACAGAGATCATTCATCAGAATGATCAGAACGCAGTTGCCCTCGCTCCCACTTGGGTGCTCCGTCCATTAAGTACTGCCCAACATTAAAGGGTTCGTGGTTAGGAGTATCCTCAAAACTGAACCCATGTGGAACTTCTGGATTAGAGCCGGGGTCCTTATTCCATTCCAAAGAACTGGATATAGTAAGTCTTTATCAATTCCTATTTTAGTAGTTAACAATTAGCAACAATTTGATCTGGGCTAGGCTGAAATTGGCAtctgaattattattataattataattattattatttttgagatggagtcttgctctgtcgcccaggctggagtgcagtggcacgatctcggctcactgcaagctccgcctcctgggttcatgccattgttctgcctcagcctcctgagtagctgggactacaggtacccgccaccacacctggctaatttttttgtatttttagtagagacagagtttcaccgtgttagccaggatagtctctacctcctgccctcatgatccacctgccttggcctcccaaagtgctgggattacagccgtgagccaccgcgcctggctggcatctgaattatttaaaagaaaagtgtttattgagaatgacaaaagcaaaataaacaaaatgtaacccTCTACTGAGATCATTTTCTGTTTGCTACTCTCACACTTGTAACATAGTGGTTGAGGGTGACTAAATCACCCAGAATGGGAAGACTTTGTCACATTTCTTCCTCACGATGACTTTGAGGCAGAGTGGTTATTATTCTCATTTGACTAAAAAGGAAACTAAGCCTCAGAACAGACAGCATCTTCAAGCTCAGGCAGCTGATAAGTGGGATTTGAAGGCAGGTGTTTCTGATGACCATGCCCCAGCTCTGACCAGTGAATCACATCAGTAAGGCAGTTAACAGTTATCAAGGCCTTTCTAGGTTTCAGCTGCTattccaagcttttttttttttttttttttttgagacagagtctcactctgttgatcaGGCTGAAGTGCggaggtgcgatctcggctcactgcaccctcagcctcccaagttcaagcaattcttctgcctcctgagtagctgggattacaggcatcgccaccatgcctggctaatttttgtatatttagtagagacagggtttcaccatgttggccaggctggtctcgaactcctgacctcaggcgatccgcccaccttggctttccaaagtgctgggattacagacgcgagccaccgcgccaggccttgTTCCAAGCTCTTTACAACAATCCTCTCATACCCTCCTTACAGCTCAATCAATTAACAATGGAAACACAATTTTGGAAAGTATGGCCAtctcatttaaagaaacaaattgcaAGCACTTTAGAAACATTCATCCAGCCACATAAAAATGTTCTAGCAATTGTTTCCTTCACAAAGCCATGTTAGGTCTAAGGTAAGTTGCCAAACATGTGAGAGGTTCTGGAAAAGGCAGTGGGTTAAGAGCAGGGACTTGGCAGTTTCTCCTGTTCATTGGCCAGGTGGCCTCAGGTAAGTTATTA
The Papio anubis isolate 15944 chromosome 17, Panubis1.0, whole genome shotgun sequence genome window above contains:
- the CCL5 gene encoding C-C motif chemokine 5 isoform X1, coding for MKVSVAALAVILIATALCAPASASPHASDTTPCCFAYIARPLPRAHIKEYFYTSGKCSNPAVVFVTRKNRQVCANPEKKWVREYINSLEMS
- the CCL5 gene encoding C-C motif chemokine 5 isoform X2, with amino-acid sequence MCNFTYDTGQCFVAILETPLRGYPLTGPIKSQPELQRIPAEDPVTARGPPTASPTGTMKVSVAALAVILIATALCAPASASPPLSPERIAKCVPTQRRNGFGSTSTLWR